A genome region from Bradyrhizobium commune includes the following:
- a CDS encoding TRAP transporter substrate-binding protein produces the protein MKRRDFIKVTGLGAAGAATLAAPAIAQSMPEIKWRMPTSWPKSLDTLYGGAEMMAKMVAEATDNKFQIQTFAAGEIVPGLQVLDAVQNGTCEIGHTASYYYFGKDPTFTFGSSVPFGPNMRINQAWYMLGGGREVLNEFYKSYNVVSLLAGNTGCQMGGWFRKEVNTPDDLKGMKFRIGGFAGRVLQKLGTVPQQLAGGDIYPALEKGTIDAAEWVGPYDDEKLGFYKIAPHYYYPGWWEGGPMLLAFVNLDKWNALPKYYQSALTQAGHYANNYMMARYDQANPMALKKLLANGTKLHAFSPPIMDACYRAAKELHDEVSATNPNFKKVYESLTKFTGDSYAWFQVAEVGYDIFMARHSQS, from the coding sequence ATGAAGAGAAGAGACTTCATCAAGGTCACAGGACTTGGTGCGGCCGGTGCCGCCACGCTCGCGGCTCCCGCGATTGCGCAGTCGATGCCGGAAATCAAATGGCGTATGCCGACGAGCTGGCCGAAATCGCTCGACACGCTTTATGGTGGTGCCGAGATGATGGCCAAGATGGTCGCTGAGGCGACCGACAACAAATTCCAGATCCAGACCTTTGCGGCCGGCGAGATCGTGCCGGGCCTCCAGGTGCTCGACGCCGTGCAGAACGGCACCTGCGAAATTGGCCACACCGCCTCGTACTACTATTTCGGCAAGGACCCGACCTTCACCTTCGGCTCGTCGGTGCCGTTCGGCCCCAACATGCGCATCAACCAGGCCTGGTACATGCTGGGTGGCGGGCGCGAAGTGCTCAACGAGTTCTACAAGAGCTACAACGTCGTCTCGCTGCTCGCGGGCAACACCGGCTGCCAGATGGGCGGCTGGTTCAGGAAAGAGGTCAACACGCCCGATGATCTCAAGGGCATGAAATTCCGCATCGGCGGTTTCGCAGGCCGCGTGCTCCAGAAGCTCGGCACGGTGCCGCAGCAGCTTGCCGGCGGTGACATCTATCCGGCGCTGGAGAAGGGCACCATCGACGCCGCCGAATGGGTCGGCCCCTATGACGACGAGAAGCTCGGCTTCTACAAGATCGCGCCGCACTACTACTATCCCGGCTGGTGGGAAGGCGGCCCGATGCTGCTCGCTTTCGTAAATCTCGACAAATGGAACGCGCTGCCGAAATATTACCAGAGCGCGCTCACGCAGGCGGGCCATTACGCCAACAACTACATGATGGCGCGCTACGATCAGGCCAATCCGATGGCGCTGAAGAAGTTGCTCGCCAACGGCACCAAGCTGCACGCCTTCTCGCCGCCGATCATGGACGCCTGCTACAGGGCGGCGAAGGAGCTGCACGACGAGGTCTCGGCGACCAACCCCAACTTCAAGAAGGTGTACGAGTCCCTCACCAAATTCACCGGCGACAGCTACGCCTGGTTCCAGGTCGCCGAGGTCGGCTACGACATCTTCATGGCGCGTCACTCGC
- a CDS encoding lipocalin-like domain-containing protein — protein MNRRCAVGLCAAALISAVAFPDGSIAQGRSLRDQLVGTWIYVSSTGTREDGSAVERPKLQGAVTYTADSRFHFITVRSDAPKYASGDSARPSPDEAMAIASGVVAYTGTYTVDESAKTIHVNIETSSFPNLVGTPNQRRIVRSITDEELKFTNPRTPAGITLELVFKRAK, from the coding sequence ATGAACAGGCGTTGTGCAGTTGGACTTTGTGCGGCGGCGTTGATTTCGGCTGTAGCATTCCCGGACGGTAGCATTGCTCAAGGAAGGTCTCTGAGAGACCAGTTGGTGGGCACTTGGATTTACGTGTCCAGCACCGGGACCCGTGAGGATGGCAGTGCCGTAGAGCGACCAAAGCTACAAGGCGCTGTCACCTATACCGCAGACAGTCGCTTCCATTTCATTACTGTCCGCTCCGACGCTCCAAAGTATGCATCGGGCGACTCTGCGCGTCCCTCCCCCGACGAGGCCATGGCTATTGCGTCAGGTGTCGTTGCCTACACTGGGACATACACAGTGGACGAGAGCGCGAAGACGATTCACGTCAACATCGAGACGAGTTCGTTTCCGAACTTGGTCGGAACACCAAATCAACGTCGGATCGTGAGATCGATCACCGACGAAGAATTGAAGTTTACAAATCCACGCACCCCGGCGGGCATCACGTTGGAGCTAGTATTCAAACGGGCGAAATGA
- a CDS encoding transposase, producing the protein MMGRCKSEQGQLFYAFDLEAVVPDDHQVRQIAAVLDLSWVRAELAPHYSNTGRPSVDPELMIRMLILGYVFAIRSERALCREVQLNLAYRWFCGLGIEDRIPDHSAFTRARNERFRDHDVFRHVFEHVVVSCIKAGLVGGDGFAVDASLIAADANKCRSTPGDKWSHDIDPMRARRAVQDYLANLDDPAWGRATDVVPKFVAPSDPAAQWTGALRSAAFFAYADNYLVDIKFGIIMDVEASRAIRQSEVGASQTMIERTEKTFGIKPDWLVADTAYGAAQNLHFLVDVKGIAPHIPVIDKSKRDDGTFSRDDFIYDEARDQCICPSGKILPRSSGARGPRGDDAISYFSRVADCRDCPLKSKCCPNSPSRKITRHVHEAARDVARAIAKTPAYDQTRRDRKKVEMLFAHLKRILRLGRLRLRGPAGARFEFTLAAIAQNLRRFAKLALHPPNTAAPCVA; encoded by the coding sequence ATGATGGGGCGGTGCAAGAGTGAGCAGGGTCAGCTGTTCTATGCGTTCGACCTCGAAGCCGTAGTACCGGACGACCATCAGGTTCGGCAGATTGCGGCAGTTCTCGATCTCTCGTGGGTGCGCGCAGAGCTTGCGCCGCACTACTCCAACACTGGTCGGCCATCGGTCGATCCGGAGTTGATGATCCGGATGCTCATCCTCGGATACGTATTCGCGATCCGCTCGGAGCGAGCATTATGCCGCGAGGTCCAGCTCAACCTCGCATATCGCTGGTTCTGCGGTCTTGGCATAGAGGACAGAATCCCGGATCACTCGGCATTCACGCGCGCCCGCAACGAGCGCTTTCGCGATCATGATGTCTTTCGTCACGTCTTCGAACATGTCGTCGTTTCGTGCATCAAAGCTGGCCTTGTCGGCGGCGATGGTTTCGCCGTCGATGCCAGCTTGATCGCGGCGGACGCCAATAAGTGCCGCTCGACCCCGGGCGACAAATGGAGCCACGACATCGACCCGATGAGGGCCAGGCGCGCCGTTCAGGACTACCTTGCCAATCTCGACGATCCGGCATGGGGTCGTGCGACCGACGTCGTGCCGAAGTTTGTCGCGCCGTCCGACCCAGCCGCGCAGTGGACTGGCGCACTGCGCAGCGCCGCGTTCTTCGCCTACGCCGACAATTACCTCGTCGACATCAAGTTCGGTATTATCATGGATGTCGAAGCGTCCCGGGCGATCCGCCAGTCCGAGGTTGGCGCATCCCAGACGATGATCGAAAGGACTGAGAAGACGTTCGGCATCAAACCCGACTGGCTCGTCGCGGATACGGCCTACGGCGCGGCCCAAAATCTCCACTTCCTGGTCGATGTGAAGGGGATCGCGCCCCACATCCCGGTGATCGACAAGTCAAAGCGCGACGACGGCACGTTCAGCCGCGACGATTTCATCTATGACGAGGCGCGCGATCAATGTATCTGCCCCAGCGGCAAGATCCTGCCGCGCTCAAGTGGAGCACGCGGACCACGCGGGGATGACGCTATCTCGTATTTCTCGCGCGTCGCCGATTGCCGCGACTGCCCGCTCAAGTCCAAATGCTGCCCAAACTCGCCTAGCCGGAAGATCACACGCCACGTGCATGAGGCAGCGCGCGATGTCGCCCGCGCGATCGCCAAGACGCCTGCCTACGATCAGACCCGACGAGATCGCAAGAAGGTTGAGATGCTGTTTGCGCACCTCAAGCGGATTCTGCGGCTCGGCCGCCTGAGGCTGCGTGGCCCGGCCGGCGCGCGGTTCGAATTTACGCTTGCAGCAATCGCTCAGAACCTTCGTCGCTTTGCCAAGCTGGCGCTCCATCCACCCAACACGGCCGCACCGTGCGTTGCGTAA
- a CDS encoding cupin domain-containing protein: MKAQTEAHGYVLGVAEGEHLIHYRNPGSIIIKVDPIKGSKNVACGTQQVPIGAGIPIHIHFDSDEAFYVLDGSGTFILNDVRHPFEKGSTIFIPKNSWHGFANPDSELLLLWIVTPTGLDAFFRETCNRPGEPRRELTREQIDAISLKYGTKYK, encoded by the coding sequence GTGAAAGCTCAAACCGAAGCGCATGGATACGTGCTGGGCGTAGCCGAGGGCGAACATCTCATTCACTATCGTAATCCAGGCAGTATCATCATTAAGGTTGATCCCATCAAAGGCTCCAAGAATGTGGCCTGCGGCACTCAGCAGGTGCCCATAGGGGCTGGCATTCCGATCCACATACACTTTGACTCGGACGAAGCTTTCTACGTTTTAGACGGAAGCGGAACATTTATACTCAACGACGTGCGTCATCCCTTCGAGAAGGGTTCGACGATATTCATCCCGAAGAACTCGTGGCACGGATTCGCGAACCCGGACAGTGAGCTGCTGCTCCTTTGGATCGTCACGCCCACCGGCTTGGATGCGTTCTTCCGCGAAACCTGCAATCGACCCGGCGAGCCGCGAAGGGAATTGACGCGGGAGCAAATCGACGCGATCAGTCTCAAATATGGTACAAAATACAAGTAG
- a CDS encoding YunG family protein, which translates to MSFDPDDVQRALRKAWSLSTASQWTSENPAAGQCNVTSLLVHELFGGELLKTPLPAGDHFYNRIGDRSYDFTVSQFDQPIVYADLHANRADAELGATNDRLAELRAAFQEYYVR; encoded by the coding sequence ATGAGCTTCGATCCCGATGACGTTCAGCGCGCGCTGCGCAAGGCATGGTCGCTGTCGACAGCGAGCCAGTGGACGTCGGAAAATCCCGCGGCGGGGCAATGCAACGTCACGTCGCTGCTCGTTCACGAACTCTTCGGTGGCGAGTTGCTGAAGACGCCGCTGCCGGCCGGCGACCATTTTTACAATCGGATCGGAGACCGCAGCTACGACTTCACGGTGAGCCAGTTCGATCAGCCGATCGTTTACGCGGACCTGCACGCAAATCGGGCCGACGCAGAGCTGGGCGCAACGAACGACCGACTGGCCGAACTCAGAGCGGCGTTTCAGGAGTACTATGTCAGGTGA
- a CDS encoding TRAP transporter substrate-binding protein, whose product MKRRDFLKVSAAGAAATAAVASPAIAQSSPEIKWRMTSSFPKSLDTIYGGGEQVAKYVAEMTDNKFQIQVFAAGEIVPGLQALDATSSGTVEMSHTVSYYYVGKDPTWAIYASVPFGLNARQQNSWWYQGGGMELGNEFFKKSNVIGFPCGNTGTQMGGWFRKEIKTVADMSGLKMRIGGIAGQVLQKVGVVPQQLAGGDIYPALEKGTIDAAEWVGPYDDEKLGFAKVAKYYYYPGFWEGGPTVHAFANLDKWNSLPKSYQAILTNAMANANSWMAARYDMQNPAALKRLVAGGTQLRPFTNEVLEACLKATNELWAEISAKNADFKKSIDAMQAYRSDEYLWWQVAEYTFDTFMIRSRTRG is encoded by the coding sequence ATGAAGCGTCGTGATTTCTTGAAAGTGTCGGCAGCAGGCGCGGCGGCGACCGCCGCGGTGGCCTCGCCGGCGATTGCTCAGTCCTCGCCCGAGATCAAGTGGCGCATGACGTCGAGCTTCCCGAAGTCGCTCGACACCATCTATGGCGGCGGCGAGCAGGTGGCGAAGTACGTCGCCGAGATGACCGACAACAAGTTCCAGATTCAGGTGTTCGCGGCCGGCGAAATCGTCCCCGGCCTCCAGGCGCTCGACGCGACCTCCAGCGGCACGGTCGAGATGAGCCATACCGTCTCCTACTACTATGTCGGCAAGGATCCGACCTGGGCGATCTACGCCTCGGTGCCGTTCGGCCTCAATGCGCGCCAGCAGAACTCCTGGTGGTACCAGGGCGGCGGCATGGAGCTCGGCAACGAGTTCTTCAAGAAGTCGAACGTGATCGGCTTCCCCTGCGGCAACACCGGCACCCAGATGGGCGGCTGGTTCCGCAAGGAGATCAAGACCGTTGCGGATATGTCCGGCCTGAAGATGCGCATCGGCGGCATCGCCGGCCAGGTGCTCCAGAAGGTCGGCGTGGTGCCGCAGCAGCTCGCCGGTGGCGACATCTATCCGGCGCTGGAAAAGGGCACCATCGACGCGGCCGAATGGGTCGGCCCCTACGACGACGAGAAGCTCGGCTTCGCCAAGGTTGCGAAGTACTACTACTATCCGGGCTTCTGGGAGGGCGGGCCGACCGTCCACGCCTTCGCCAATTTGGACAAGTGGAATTCGCTGCCGAAGAGCTACCAGGCGATTCTCACCAACGCGATGGCCAACGCCAACAGCTGGATGGCCGCGCGCTACGACATGCAGAACCCGGCGGCGCTGAAGCGTCTGGTCGCCGGCGGCACCCAGCTTCGTCCCTTCACCAACGAAGTGCTCGAGGCCTGCCTCAAGGCGACCAACGAGCTGTGGGCGGAGATCTCGGCCAAGAACGCCGACTTCAAGAAGTCGATCGACGCCATGCAGGCCTACCGCTCCGACGAATATCTGTGGTGGCAGGTCGCCGAGTACACCTTCGACACCTTCATGATCCGCTCGCGCACCCGCGGCTGA
- a CDS encoding Mrp/NBP35 family ATP-binding protein — MSVTQQQVLDSLARIKSPRGVALTNANVLSAISASDGKVFFSINVDAAEARAWESIRAEAEAAVRAIPGVTTVMVALTAERKAGSTPPPPPTPSRGTPGVQPVHAHKPPQGGGSPMARQSEIPGVTAVIAVASGKGGVGKSTTALNLALGLRDLGLKVGLLDADIYGPSVPRLTGLHAKPELDGERKMIPLKRFGLAIMSIGFLVEEETAMIWRGPMVMSAVTQMLRDVAWGSLDVLVVDMPPGTGDAQLTLAQNVPLKGAVIVSTPQDLSLIDARRGLAMFKKVNVPVLGIVENMSYFQCPHCGTKSDIFGHGGARHEAEKLGVPFLGEIPLHMAIRVTSDAGSPVVDSEPDGPHAAIYRAIAGQVRDQLKGVIAAA, encoded by the coding sequence TTGAGCGTGACGCAGCAACAGGTTCTCGACAGCCTCGCCAGGATCAAGTCGCCCCGCGGGGTCGCGCTCACCAATGCCAATGTGCTGAGCGCGATCAGCGCGTCCGACGGCAAGGTGTTCTTCTCGATCAATGTCGATGCCGCCGAGGCGCGGGCCTGGGAATCCATCCGGGCCGAGGCCGAAGCCGCCGTGCGCGCCATTCCCGGCGTCACCACCGTGATGGTGGCGCTGACCGCCGAGCGCAAGGCTGGTAGCACGCCGCCACCGCCGCCAACACCAAGCCGCGGTACGCCGGGCGTGCAGCCGGTCCATGCCCACAAGCCGCCGCAGGGCGGTGGGTCGCCGATGGCGCGGCAGTCCGAGATTCCGGGCGTCACCGCTGTGATCGCGGTGGCCTCCGGCAAGGGCGGCGTCGGCAAATCGACCACCGCGCTCAATCTGGCGCTCGGCCTGCGCGACCTCGGCCTCAAGGTCGGGCTGCTCGATGCCGACATCTACGGCCCCTCGGTGCCGCGGCTGACAGGGCTGCACGCGAAGCCGGAGCTCGACGGCGAGCGCAAGATGATCCCGCTCAAGCGCTTCGGCCTTGCCATCATGTCGATCGGATTCCTCGTGGAGGAAGAGACCGCGATGATCTGGCGTGGTCCGATGGTGATGTCGGCGGTGACGCAGATGCTGCGCGACGTTGCATGGGGCAGCCTCGACGTGCTCGTCGTCGACATGCCGCCGGGAACCGGCGACGCCCAGCTGACGCTTGCGCAGAACGTGCCGCTGAAGGGCGCCGTGATCGTCTCGACCCCGCAGGACCTGTCCCTGATCGATGCGCGCCGGGGGCTTGCGATGTTCAAGAAGGTCAATGTGCCCGTGCTCGGCATCGTCGAGAACATGAGCTATTTCCAGTGCCCGCATTGCGGCACGAAATCGGACATCTTCGGCCATGGCGGAGCGCGCCACGAGGCCGAGAAGCTCGGGGTCCCGTTCCTGGGCGAGATCCCCTTGCACATGGCGATTCGCGTCACCTCCGATGCCGGTAGCCCGGTGGTCGACAGCGAGCCGGACGGTCCCCATGCGGCGATCTATCGCGCCATTGCGGGACAGGTCCGGGACCAGCTCAAGGGCGTCATCGCCGCCGCTTGA
- a CDS encoding VOC family protein has translation MGGVSVGVLDHFNIRTRNLAETVRFYEDVLGLEKGARPNFAFPGAWMYSEGKAVVHLVDISPTPEPQKPDSGVVHHVAFVSRGFDGMRQRLAAKGMKFDSRQVPGGDLWQIFVHDPNGVMIELNYEAAMEQGAAPAEMAGDIGRQ, from the coding sequence ATGGGCGGCGTGAGCGTTGGCGTGCTCGATCATTTCAACATCCGGACCCGGAATCTGGCCGAGACAGTCCGCTTCTACGAGGACGTGCTGGGCCTCGAAAAAGGCGCCCGGCCGAATTTCGCCTTTCCGGGGGCCTGGATGTACAGCGAGGGCAAGGCGGTGGTGCACCTCGTCGACATTTCCCCGACCCCAGAGCCGCAGAAGCCGGATTCCGGCGTGGTCCACCATGTCGCCTTCGTCAGCCGCGGTTTTGACGGCATGAGGCAGCGGCTGGCCGCGAAGGGCATGAAATTCGACTCCCGCCAGGTACCCGGCGGCGACCTCTGGCAGATCTTCGTCCACGACCCCAATGGCGTCATGATCGAGCTCAATTACGAGGCGGCGATGGAGCAGGGGGCCGCGCCCGCCGAGATGGCTGGCGATATTGGCAGGCAGTAG
- a CDS encoding NAD(P)-dependent oxidoreductase — protein sequence MAKVAFLGLGVMGFPMAGHLVKKGGHEVTVYNRTAAKAKEWADQFGGKTAATPKAAADGQDFVMCCVGNDNDLRAVTIGPDGAFAGMKKGATFVDHTTASAEVARELDAAATKAGFKFIDAPVSGGQAGAENGVLTVMCGGAEDAYAGAEPIITGAYARMCKLLGPAGSGQLTKMVNQICIAGLVQGLSEGIHFAKKSGLDVAAVIETISKGAAQSWQMENRYKTMNDDKYDFGFAVEWMRKDLSISLAEARRNGANLPVTALVDQFYAEVEKMGGKRWDTSSLLARLNR from the coding sequence ATGGCTAAAGTCGCTTTCCTCGGTCTCGGCGTGATGGGCTTCCCCATGGCCGGACACCTCGTGAAAAAAGGGGGCCATGAGGTCACCGTCTACAACCGCACCGCGGCCAAGGCGAAGGAGTGGGCGGACCAGTTCGGCGGCAAGACCGCGGCGACCCCGAAGGCCGCGGCCGACGGCCAGGACTTCGTGATGTGCTGCGTCGGCAACGACAATGATCTGCGCGCGGTCACGATCGGCCCCGACGGCGCCTTCGCCGGCATGAAGAAGGGCGCGACCTTCGTCGATCACACCACCGCCTCCGCTGAAGTCGCCCGCGAGCTCGATGCGGCCGCGACCAAGGCCGGCTTCAAGTTCATCGACGCGCCGGTTTCCGGCGGCCAGGCCGGCGCCGAGAACGGCGTGCTGACGGTGATGTGCGGCGGCGCCGAAGACGCCTATGCCGGCGCCGAGCCGATCATCACCGGCGCCTATGCGCGGATGTGCAAACTGCTCGGGCCCGCCGGAAGCGGCCAGCTGACGAAGATGGTCAACCAGATCTGCATCGCAGGCCTCGTGCAGGGTCTCTCCGAGGGCATCCATTTCGCCAAGAAGAGCGGCCTCGACGTCGCCGCAGTGATCGAGACCATCTCGAAAGGCGCCGCGCAATCCTGGCAGATGGAGAACCGCTACAAGACCATGAACGACGACAAGTACGATTTCGGCTTCGCGGTCGAATGGATGCGCAAGGACCTCTCGATCTCGCTCGCCGAAGCCCGCCGCAACGGCGCCAATTTGCCGGTGACCGCGCTGGTCGACCAGTTCTATGCCGAGGTCGAGAAGATGGGCGGCAAGCGCTGGGACACGTCGAGCCTGCTCGCGCGGCTTAATCGCTGA
- the nhaD gene encoding sodium:proton antiporter NhaD, translating to MLIALAAIFVAAYAAIALEHPIGINKSASALLAAGLLWTIYAMATGDPTLVGHKLDESVASTAQIVFFLIGAMTIVEVIDAHDGFEVITALIRTTSQVTLIWLIGFVTFFLSAILDNLTTTIVMISLIQKLIARRDDRLLFASLIVIAANAGGAWTVIGDVTTTMLWIGGQISPLKIMSAVFLPSLLNLLVPLAFISISLKGKTIAAPSKDNGLLAVDRFERNLMFYLGLGTLIAVPAFKAVTHLAPFMGILFGLGLLWLVGEIMHRHKDEHVRQPLTLVHALTRIDMSSVVFFVGILLAVACLEHAGLLSLLAKWLDATLGRQEIIVVVLGLLSAIIDNVPLVAATMGMYDLAHYPSDSFIWEFIAYCAGTGGSILIIGSAAGVAAMGLERIEFLWYARRIAVPALAGYLAGAVVYVAQHAWLH from the coding sequence TTGCTGATCGCGCTCGCCGCCATCTTTGTTGCCGCTTATGCGGCGATCGCGCTCGAGCATCCGATCGGGATCAACAAGAGCGCGTCCGCGCTGCTCGCCGCGGGCCTGCTCTGGACCATCTACGCCATGGCAACGGGCGACCCAACGCTGGTCGGCCACAAGCTCGACGAATCCGTCGCCTCGACCGCGCAGATCGTGTTCTTCCTGATCGGCGCCATGACCATCGTCGAGGTGATCGACGCACATGATGGCTTCGAGGTCATCACCGCGCTGATCCGCACCACGAGCCAGGTCACCCTGATCTGGCTGATCGGCTTCGTGACGTTCTTCCTGAGCGCGATCCTGGACAATTTGACGACCACCATCGTCATGATCTCGCTGATCCAGAAGCTGATCGCCCGCCGCGACGACCGCCTGCTGTTCGCCTCCCTGATCGTCATCGCGGCGAATGCGGGCGGCGCCTGGACCGTGATCGGCGACGTCACCACCACCATGCTGTGGATCGGCGGACAGATCTCGCCGCTGAAGATCATGAGCGCGGTGTTCCTGCCCTCGCTGCTCAATTTGCTGGTGCCGCTCGCCTTCATCAGCATCTCGCTCAAGGGCAAGACGATCGCGGCGCCGTCGAAGGACAACGGGCTGCTCGCGGTCGACCGGTTCGAGCGGAACCTGATGTTCTATCTCGGGCTCGGCACGCTGATCGCGGTGCCCGCGTTCAAGGCGGTGACGCATCTGGCGCCCTTCATGGGCATCCTGTTCGGGCTCGGCCTGCTCTGGCTGGTCGGCGAGATCATGCATCGCCACAAGGATGAGCATGTGCGCCAGCCGCTCACTTTGGTGCATGCGCTGACGCGGATCGACATGAGCTCGGTCGTGTTCTTCGTCGGCATCCTGCTCGCGGTCGCCTGCCTCGAACATGCCGGCCTGTTGTCCCTGCTGGCCAAATGGCTCGATGCCACGCTCGGCCGCCAGGAGATCATCGTCGTGGTGCTCGGGCTCCTCAGCGCCATCATCGACAACGTTCCGCTGGTGGCCGCGACCATGGGCATGTACGACCTCGCGCACTACCCGTCCGACAGCTTCATCTGGGAGTTCATCGCCTATTGCGCCGGCACCGGCGGTTCGATCCTGATCATCGGCTCGGCCGCGGGCGTCGCCGCGATGGGGCTCGAGCGGATCGAGTTCCTCTGGTACGCCCGCCGTATCGCAGTGCCGGCGCTCGCCGGCTATCTGGCCGGCGCGGTGGTCTATGTGGCGCAGCACGCGTGGCTGCATTGA
- a CDS encoding sensor histidine kinase codes for MSNPAEKPEVVQLPAEPVSAPSASSRRAAAQRVREARDKLTSTSGTRPAFDAELLRQYAQTRLSASYVVMLLVVATGVLFGLWMQPIPAAAWTAGMLCIHGAMIRSCQRFLAEPASPTSVRAWRTRFVVLDLLYGLCWMAILIHPVLDMVTETLMMFLMLLVIAVSSMLAANLPIAALAATAPVAAAMAMSFAMSGSLDNYILAALALAAEGYFVLLAHQLHSSTFATLEARAEKDALIGELEQAKAISDEARHRAESANVAKSRFLAQMSHELRTPLNAILGFSEVMKSEIFGAHAVPVYKEYSADIHNSGVHLLNLINEILDLSRIEAGRYELNEEAVSLVGIVADCHHLMKLRASSRGITIHEVFEQAMPRLWADERAIRQVVLNLLSNSIKFTPQGGDIWLKAGWTASGGQYLSVKDSGPGIPEDEIPVVLASFGQGSNSIKSAEQGAGLGLPIAKNLIDLHGGTFTLKSKLRIGTEVIVTFPPERVMSALAPLSEDAPPLQPDVAAVPDEKRRPRHKPIMSAGTGS; via the coding sequence ATGAGTAACCCCGCTGAAAAGCCTGAAGTTGTGCAGCTTCCGGCCGAACCGGTCAGCGCTCCGTCGGCGAGCAGCCGAAGGGCTGCGGCGCAGCGGGTGCGCGAGGCGCGCGACAAGTTAACGTCGACCAGCGGAACCCGGCCGGCGTTCGACGCCGAGCTGTTGCGCCAATACGCCCAGACCCGGCTGTCGGCCTCCTATGTCGTGATGCTGCTGGTGGTCGCCACCGGCGTGCTGTTCGGATTGTGGATGCAGCCGATCCCGGCCGCGGCCTGGACCGCCGGCATGCTTTGCATCCACGGCGCGATGATCCGCAGCTGCCAGCGTTTCCTGGCCGAGCCTGCCTCGCCCACTTCCGTGCGGGCCTGGCGCACCCGCTTCGTCGTGCTCGACCTGCTCTATGGCCTGTGCTGGATGGCGATCCTGATCCATCCCGTGCTCGACATGGTCACGGAAACGCTGATGATGTTCTTGATGCTGCTGGTAATCGCAGTATCGAGCATGCTCGCCGCCAACCTGCCGATCGCGGCCCTTGCCGCCACCGCGCCGGTCGCAGCCGCGATGGCGATGAGCTTTGCGATGAGCGGGTCGCTGGACAATTACATCCTGGCAGCGCTGGCGCTCGCGGCCGAAGGCTACTTCGTCTTGTTGGCACACCAGCTGCACTCCTCGACCTTCGCGACGCTGGAGGCGCGCGCGGAGAAGGACGCGCTGATCGGCGAGCTCGAGCAGGCCAAGGCGATCTCGGATGAAGCGCGCCATCGCGCCGAATCCGCCAACGTCGCCAAATCGCGCTTCCTCGCGCAGATGAGCCACGAGCTGCGCACGCCGCTGAACGCGATCCTCGGTTTCTCCGAGGTGATGAAGAGCGAGATTTTTGGCGCGCATGCCGTGCCGGTTTACAAGGAATACTCGGCGGACATCCATAATTCCGGCGTGCACCTGCTCAACCTCATCAACGAAATCCTCGATCTGTCGCGGATCGAGGCCGGCCGCTACGAGTTGAACGAGGAAGCGGTGTCGCTGGTCGGCATCGTCGCCGACTGCCATCATTTGATGAAGCTGCGCGCTTCCAGCCGCGGCATCACGATCCACGAGGTGTTCGAGCAGGCCATGCCGCGGCTCTGGGCCGACGAGCGCGCGATCCGCCAGGTGGTGCTCAATCTGCTCTCCAACTCGATCAAGTTCACCCCGCAGGGCGGCGATATCTGGCTCAAGGCGGGCTGGACCGCGTCGGGCGGACAATATCTCTCGGTGAAGGATTCCGGCCCCGGCATCCCCGAGGACGAGATTCCGGTCGTGCTCGCCTCGTTCGGCCAGGGCTCCAACTCGATCAAATCGGCCGAACAGGGCGCAGGCCTCGGCCTGCCCATCGCGAAGAACCTGATCGACCTGCATGGCGGCACGTTCACGCTGAAATCGAAGCTGCGCATCGGCACCGAGGTCATCGTCACCTTCCCGCCGGAGCGCGTGATGAGCGCGCTGGCGCCGCTGTCGGAGGACGCCCCGCCGCTTCAGCCTGACGTTGCCGCCGTCCCTGACGAGAAGCGCCGGCCGCGGCACAAGCCGATCATGAGCGCAGGCACGGGTTCCTAA
- a CDS encoding DUF1289 domain-containing protein: MSKETPCVAVCMIDPKTKLCFGCGRTLPEIARWHAMESTGRLALMALLPARMADAGLQPIAGSPKRA; encoded by the coding sequence ATGAGCAAAGAAACGCCGTGCGTCGCCGTCTGCATGATCGATCCCAAGACCAAGCTGTGCTTCGGCTGCGGCCGCACGCTGCCGGAGATCGCGCGCTGGCACGCAATGGAGAGCACGGGACGGCTCGCATTGATGGCGCTGTTGCCGGCGCGCATGGCGGACGCGGGATTGCAACCGATCGCGGGATCGCCCAAGCGCGCCTGA